The following are encoded in a window of Candidatus Neomarinimicrobiota bacterium genomic DNA:
- a CDS encoding GNAT family N-acetyltransferase: MIYFDLILPMNFSILPTTSDDLSKILALNQAALPAVSSVAIDEMAHFLNIADYFKIISVEGGIAGFLIALTTGKDYHSINYKWFENKYNSFIYVDRIVIAPEFHSQGLGRALYDDLSNFSKSKAPRITCEVNIRPMNQGSILFHEKYGFTQVGTQETDGGKKEV; encoded by the coding sequence ATGATATACTTTGACTTAATTTTACCTATGAATTTTTCTATTTTACCCACCACTTCAGATGATCTATCAAAAATACTGGCACTAAATCAAGCTGCCCTACCAGCAGTCAGTAGTGTTGCAATTGATGAAATGGCGCATTTCTTGAATATTGCTGATTACTTTAAAATCATTTCAGTCGAAGGTGGAATTGCTGGATTTCTCATAGCACTCACCACCGGAAAGGATTATCATAGCATAAATTATAAATGGTTTGAGAATAAATATAATTCATTCATATATGTGGACAGAATAGTCATTGCACCTGAATTTCACAGCCAAGGATTAGGTCGAGCGCTTTATGATGACCTGTCTAATTTTTCAAAAAGCAAAGCGCCGCGAATCACCTGTGAAGTCAATATCCGTCCAATGAATCAAGGATCAATTTTATTCCACGAAAAATACGGATTCACACAAGTGGGTACTCAAGAAACAGATGGCGGAAAAAAAGAAGT